Proteins co-encoded in one Solea senegalensis isolate Sse05_10M linkage group LG8, IFAPA_SoseM_1, whole genome shotgun sequence genomic window:
- the chrd gene encoding chordin, translating into MLLPRALRSLLCVLSCAWLRTGTASRLKSAALPIQSEREPLPFKGLSGCSFGGRFYSLADTWHPDLGEPFGVMHCVQCHCEPQKSRRGKVFGKVNCKNIKQDCPKPNCDDPVLLPGHCCKTCPKGGDDTKQTDPVLESFDFFHEKGKEKEDDLHKSYNDRSYLSSEDMGPGESRTDFVALLTGGTDLWSSSGVARARFSLTRTSLAFSITFQRMDRPGKIIFLDSDGSVAFEYRVPKGQSDMICGVWKNLAKPLMRQLQSEQMRVRMTTSASRREDVEGKIIKHRALFAETFSAALTSEEENSGMGGIAMLTLSDTENNLHFILILQGLIKHRDREPLLVPIRVQLSYRQHILREIRANVTSHDPDFAEVLTDLNSRELFWLSRGQLEITVATEAQDPRQISGFITGRKSCDTIQSVMSSGDALTPGKSGGVGSAIFNLHDNGTLDYQVQVAGLSSDVVGVTVELKPRRRNKRSVLYDLTPEYNKATGRAEGSWSRLEARHIHMLLQNELFINVATAHSQEGELRGQIKALLYSGLEAPRHELPTLLAGHFVSPPVRTGASGHAWVSVDKQCHLHYEIVVAGLSKMDDLTVNAHLHGLAEIGEMEDSSATHKRLLTGFYGSQAQGVLKDISVELLQHLDQGTAFIQVSTKLNPRGEIRGKVHVPNSCMSGTRGDAEEAEFDDLFVKDPEELKKDPHTCFFENQHHAHGSRWTPSYNKCFSCSCQKRTVICDPVICPLLTCSKTIQPEDKCCPVCDERKETMKAPERVEEHPEGCYFEGDQKMHAPGTTWHPFVPPFGYIKCAVCTCKGSTGEVHCEKVTCPVLTCSHPVRHNPSDCCKECPEEDRTLPGLEHGDMMQADGPRHCKFGKNYYQNSDNWHPWVPLVGEMKCINCWCDHGVTKCQRKQCPVVSCSNTTRSEGSCCSECVDSKEEDHLMTKVPDKRRTWRH; encoded by the exons gaTGCTCATTCGGAGGACGCTTCTACTCCCTGGCCGACACGTGGCACCCAGACCTGGGGGAGCCCTTCGGCGTCATGCACTGTGTCCAGTGCCACTGCGAACCA CAAAAGAGTCGTCGTGGAAAGGTGTTTGGGAAGGTCAACTGCAAGAACATCAAACAGGACTGTCCTAAACCCAACTGTGATGACCCGGTCCTCCTGCCGGGCCACTGCTGTAAAACCTGCCCTAAAG GTGGCGATGACACAAAGCAGACAGACCCGGTCCTGGAGAGCTTTGACTTCTTCCATGAgaagggaaaagagaaagaggacgACCTCCACAAATCTTACAATGACAGATCGTACCTGAGCTCCGAGGACATGGGCCCCGGGGAGAGTCGCACCG ACTTTGTGGCACTGTTGACCGGTGGGACAGACTTGTGGAGCTCCAGCGGTGTCGCCAGAGCTCGCTTCTCTCTGACCAGAACCAGCCTGGCCTTCTCCATCACATTCCAGAG AATGGATCGTCCCGGTAAAATAATCTTCCTGGATTCAGATGGCAGCGTGGCGTTTGAGTACAGGGTCCCTAAGGGACAGTCAGACATG atctgTGGAGTCTGGAAGAACCTGGCCAAGCCTCTCATGCGACAGCTGCAGAGCGAACAGATGCGCGTCCGCATGACTACATCGGCGAGCAGACGAGAAGACGTGGAGGGAAAGATCATCAAGCACAGAGCTCTGTTTGccg AGACGTTCAGTGCGGCGCTGACATCCGAGGAGGAGAACTCGGGCATGGGAGGCATCGCCATGTTGACGCTGAGCGACACCGAGAACAACCTGCACTTCATACTCATCCTGCAGGGCCTcatcaaacacagagacagag AGCCTCTTTTGGTGCCCATCCGTGTCCAGCTTTCGTACCGTCAACACATCCTGAGGGAGATCCGAGCCAACGTCACGTCTCAC GATCCGGACTTCGCCGAGGTGCTGACAGACCTGAACAGCCGCGAATTGTTCTGGTTATCTCGCGGTCAGCTGGAGATCACCGTGGCGACCGAGGCTCAGGACCCGCGGCAAATCTCTGGCTTCATCACGGGCAGAAAGTCCTGCGACA CGATCCAGAGTGTGATGTCCAGCGGGGACGCACTGACCCCGGGGAAGAGTGGAGGTGTTGGATCGGCCATCTTCAATCTCCATGACAACGGCACGCTGGACTATCAG GTTCAGGTCGCAGGTCTCAGCAGCGACGTGGTCGGCGTCACCGTGGAGCTGAAGCCGAGGCGCCGCAACAAGCGCTCCGTCCTGTACGACCTGACGCCCGAGTACAACAAGGCCACGGGCCGAGCAGAGGGCAGCTGGAGTCGTCTGGAGGCGCGACACATTCACATGCTCCTACAGAACGAGCTGTTCATCAACGTGGCCACGGCTCACAGTCAGGAGGGAGAGCTCAGGGGGCAGATAAAGGCTCTGCTCTACAGCGGCCTGGAGGCACCAAGACATG AGTTGCCCACTCTCCTGGCCGGCCACTTTGTGTCTCCCCCTGTAAGGACCGGCGCCTCTGGCCACGCCTGGGTGTCGGTGGACAAACAGTGTCACCTGCATTACGAGATCGTGGTCGCTGGCCTGAGCAAGATGGACGACCTCACCGTGAACGCTCACCTCCACGGGCTGGCGGAGATCGGCGAGATGGAAGACAGCAGCGCCACACACAAGCGGCTGCTGACCGGCTTCTACGGCTCACAG gCTCAGGGCGTGTTGAAGGACATCAGTGTTGAATTACTGCAACACCTGGACCAGGGAACGGCCTTCATCCAAGTCAGCACCAAGCTCAATCCCAGAGGAGAGATACGTGGAAAG GTCCACGTGCCCAACAGCTGCATGTCCGGGACCAGAGGGGACGCGGAGGAGGCCGAGTTTGACGACCTGTTCGTGAAGGACCCAGAAGAGCTGAAGAAAGATCCGCACACCTGCTTCTTTGAGAACCAGCACCATGCACATGGCTCCCGCTGGACGCCCAGCTACAACAAGTGCTTCTCCTGCAGCTGCCAG aaacGAACTGTGATCTGTGATCCGGTCATCTGTCCGCTGTTGACTTGCTCCAAAACTATCCAGCCCGAGGACAAGTGCTGCCCCGTCTGTGATG agagGAAGGAGACCATGAAAGCCCCAGAAAGAGTGGAGGAACATCCTGAGG GTTGTTACTTTGAAGGCGACCAGAAGATGCATGCCCCGGGAACCACGTGGCATCCCTTTGTCCCGCCCTTCGGCTACATTAAATGTGCCGTCTGCACGTGCAAG GGATCCACAGGTGAGGTCCACTGTGAGAAGGTGACGTGTCCAGTGTTGACCTGCAGCCATCCGGTGAGACATAACCCCTCAGACTGCTGTAAAGAGTGTCCGGAGGAGGACAGGACGCTGCCCGGCCTGGAGCACGGTGACATGATGCAAGCGGACGGACCGAGACACTGCAAGTTTGGCAAAAACTATTATCAGAACAGTGACAACTGGCACCCGTGGGTGCCGCTGGTCGGGGAGATGAAGTGCATCAACTGCTGGTGTGAT CACGGTGTGACCAAGTGTCAAAGGAAACAATGTCCAGTCGTGAGCTGCTCCAACACCACGCGCAGTGAAGGCTCGTGCTGTTCCGAGTGCGTCG ACTCCAAAGAGGAAGACCACCTGATGACCAAAGTACCAGACAAAAGACGGACCTGGAGACACTGA